The Bactrocera dorsalis isolate Fly_Bdor chromosome 2, ASM2337382v1, whole genome shotgun sequence region CTTGTACTACAGAacactttcaattttaattaaaaggaaAAATGTTTCGTTTAACTGCTGCGTGCTTGGCGCTTTTCTTAGCCTCGGTTTCGGCCACGAATGTGAGACAATGTAAGTGAAATTTAATGGAATAATCATCGAGAAGGAGGGCCTTAGTCCTTAATTCATTCAGACATCATTATCTCTTCcagtatacacatatgtatatccttaaacttataaacaattcaaatattattaaaatattctgCATTTCAGGCACAAATGGTAGACCTTTCCCTTTGAGCGTTGAAATCGAGGGATGTGCGACCATGCCCTGCAATGTGGTAAAGGGCAGTACAGCGGTCATGAAAGTCAACTTCGTGGGCAGTAAGTGcaataaagcaaatattattacctgaaaagaatttcgaaaattgtattTCTGAATATTTTAGCACGCGATAATATCAAATCCATCAATGGTGTGGTCCATGCTACCGCTTTGGGGCTAACAGTGCCCTATCCATTGCCCGACGATGTTGCCGATGTCTGTCGCAATTTGTTGTATGGTGCCTCATGCCCCATCGATGAGTCCGAGGATGTTGTATACAACTTCAATTTCTACATTGATCCCTCTTACCCAGAAGTCAGTGTGAAAGTCGAATTGGATTTGGTTGATGAAGACAAGCAATCCGTGGCCTGTTTCGTTACCGATATTAAGGTACAAAAATCTTAAGATGAAAATGG contains the following coding sequences:
- the LOC125776592 gene encoding NPC intracellular cholesterol transporter 2-like — encoded protein: MFRLTAACLALFLASVSATNVRQCTNGRPFPLSVEIEGCATMPCNVVKGSTAVMKVNFVGTRDNIKSINGVVHATALGLTVPYPLPDDVADVCRNLLYGASCPIDESEDVVYNFNFYIDPSYPEVSVKVELDLVDEDKQSVACFVTDIKVQKS